One genomic region from Rattus norvegicus strain BN/NHsdMcwi chromosome 10, GRCr8, whole genome shotgun sequence encodes:
- the Rnf227 gene encoding RING finger protein 227 has translation MQLLMRVPSLPELGELDCNICFRPYNLGARAPRRLPGTARARCGHTLCTACLRELAARGDGSRTAARVVRLRRVVTCPFCRAPSPLPRGGITEIALDPDLWSRLEEEAQAECEGDPMGSPAKESGEDGEDDDGEQESEMGAGPSSAGWRALRRILDRVLAPARRLRRPLPSNVLYCPEVKDIAHMTRCTL, from the exons ATGCAGCTCCTGATGAGAGTGCCCTCTCTTCCCGAGCTGGGTGAGCTGGACTGCAACATCTGCTTCCGACCCTACAACCTCGGGGCCCGCGCTCCCCGCCGCCTGCCTGGCACGGCGCGCGCCCGCTGCGGCCACACGTTGTGCACCGCTTGCCTGCGCGAGCTGGCAGCGCGGGGAGACGGCAGCCGCACGGCCGCGCGTGTGGTGCGCCTGCGCCGTGTTGTCACGTGCCCGTTCTGCCGCGCGCCTTCCCCGCTCCCGCGCGGCGGCATCACGGAGATCGCGCTAGATCCTGACTTGTGGTCACGGCTGGAGGAAGAAGCCCAGGCTGAGTGTGAAGGAGACCCGATGGGGAGCCCGGCCAAAGAAAGCGGAGAGGATGGAGAGGACGACGACGGGGAACAGGAGAGCGAGATGGGGGCGGGACCTTCAAGTGCCGGTTGGCGCGCGCTTCGCCGAATTTTGGACAGGGTCCTGGCGCCCGCGCGCCGCTTGCGGCGTCCGTTGCCTAGCAATG TGCTCTACTGTCCAGAGGTCAAGGACATTGCCCACATGACGCGTTGTACGCTGTGA